One window of Herpetosiphonaceae bacterium genomic DNA carries:
- a CDS encoding CBS domain-containing protein yields the protein MEAIRVADVMNTSVITVSDEAPLFEAIDTLRRNRISALVVVDHSGHMVGVISQTDLLRAWQQSTDNPDVMKSPVSEYMTRDVISCAPHKSLDYAMRLLNEHKIHRLVVVESVAGGRFVTDRMMPVGILSQTDIVRSLIGRFGTGEDDSE from the coding sequence ATGGAAGCCATACGTGTAGCGGATGTCATGAACACATCGGTGATCACAGTATCCGATGAAGCCCCGCTCTTCGAGGCGATCGATACGCTGCGACGCAACCGAATCAGCGCGCTGGTCGTCGTCGATCACTCCGGTCATATGGTGGGCGTGATCTCACAGACCGACCTGCTGCGCGCGTGGCAGCAGAGCACCGACAACCCCGACGTGATGAAGAGCCCTGTTAGCGAGTATATGACCAGGGACGTGATCTCGTGCGCGCCGCATAAATCGCTGGACTACGCGATGCGTCTGCTCAACGAGCACAAGATCCACCGGCTGGTCGTCGTCGAGAGCGTCGCCGGTGGCCGGTTCGTCACCGACCGCATGATGCCCGTGGGGATTTTATCGCAGACCGACATCGTGCGCAGCTTGATCGGGCGCTTCGGCACGGGCGAGGACGATTCGGAATAA
- a CDS encoding VanW family protein, translating into MPHRDFPQYGPIQRRGGGTRPRPLTTPIQDEAYTGATIPMRTVGRRSRPSPAPSRHRSGRGWWWKLPLMLLVLLVGAGFAGLAWLDREYANRIYPNVALQGIDLSQKTQAEARAAVEARFESFLQQPITITYQGQTWQPTPEEIGVRVDVQRAVSEAYNAGRGNGLVENLRQVGTIYQEGLDLPLRITIDGETLSSYLRGIASKVEQPPTEATLTIAEAKVQTTDSVKGRMVLIDETATEIVGALQTLQPQAVTLRTRDLNPRLSTEAIAEARRTTEAMLSSPLELVFKDKTYELDQPTIADMIVLQRVEGDTGSVLNAQLDQNKLQKWATKLADKIGRSSVEPRVNWSGGNLSIFREGRIGYRLDVEGTVEMINGAITTITRKLDLPVEEVQPRVNAENLHTLGIKEVVSVGKSDFTGSAAYRITNIKAGVNLLHGILVPPDGEFSFNENVGAIDEAHGFVEGYAIVGNRTQKEPGGGICQDSTTLFRAAFYAGLPFTEWTPHRFRISWYEKYDTIGMDSTIFTGGGPDLRFVNDTGNWLLVQGYVNDADATVTFALYGTKVPGRTVERTAPKITDETPAPTKPVYIDDPEQPVGTFKQTDVARGGMNIEITRIVKQNGQVVRTNKFVTKFEAWPNIYLKNPRTPKPAG; encoded by the coding sequence ATGCCTCACCGTGACTTTCCGCAATACGGACCAATTCAACGACGAGGTGGCGGCACCCGACCGCGACCATTGACCACGCCGATTCAGGACGAAGCCTACACTGGCGCGACGATCCCGATGCGCACGGTCGGTCGTCGCTCGCGGCCATCGCCCGCGCCATCACGACATCGATCGGGTCGCGGCTGGTGGTGGAAGCTGCCGCTGATGCTGCTGGTGCTGCTCGTCGGCGCGGGCTTTGCCGGTCTTGCCTGGCTCGACCGCGAGTATGCCAACCGGATCTATCCCAACGTTGCGCTCCAGGGCATCGACCTAAGCCAGAAAACGCAGGCCGAGGCCAGGGCAGCGGTCGAGGCAAGGTTTGAGTCGTTTCTCCAGCAGCCGATCACGATCACCTATCAGGGACAGACCTGGCAGCCGACTCCTGAAGAGATCGGTGTGCGCGTGGATGTGCAGCGAGCCGTCAGCGAGGCGTACAACGCCGGGCGCGGCAACGGGCTGGTCGAAAATTTGCGGCAGGTCGGGACGATCTACCAGGAAGGGCTGGATCTTCCGCTGCGCATCACGATCGACGGCGAGACGCTGAGCAGCTATCTGCGCGGGATTGCCAGCAAGGTGGAGCAGCCGCCGACCGAGGCGACGCTGACGATCGCCGAGGCCAAGGTGCAGACGACGGATAGCGTCAAGGGCCGGATGGTGCTGATCGACGAGACGGCGACCGAGATTGTCGGCGCGCTCCAGACGCTTCAGCCGCAGGCGGTCACGCTGCGGACCCGCGATCTCAATCCCAGGCTGTCGACCGAGGCGATCGCCGAGGCCCGCCGCACCACAGAGGCGATGCTCTCGTCGCCGCTGGAGCTGGTCTTCAAGGACAAAACCTACGAGCTGGATCAGCCGACAATTGCCGATATGATCGTGCTTCAGCGCGTGGAAGGCGATACCGGCAGCGTGCTCAACGCGCAGCTTGACCAGAATAAGCTCCAGAAATGGGCGACAAAGCTGGCCGACAAGATCGGGCGCTCCTCGGTCGAGCCGCGCGTCAACTGGAGCGGCGGCAACCTGTCGATCTTTCGTGAGGGCCGCATCGGCTACCGGCTGGACGTCGAGGGCACCGTCGAGATGATCAACGGCGCGATCACGACGATCACCCGCAAGCTCGATCTGCCGGTCGAGGAGGTGCAGCCGCGCGTGAACGCCGAAAACCTGCACACCCTGGGCATCAAAGAGGTCGTCTCCGTCGGCAAGAGCGATTTTACCGGCTCGGCGGCGTACCGCATCACCAATATCAAAGCGGGCGTCAACCTGCTGCATGGCATTCTGGTCCCGCCTGACGGAGAGTTCTCCTTCAACGAGAACGTCGGCGCAATCGACGAGGCGCACGGCTTTGTGGAAGGCTATGCGATCGTCGGCAATCGCACGCAGAAGGAGCCCGGCGGCGGTATCTGCCAGGACTCGACCACGCTCTTCCGCGCCGCGTTCTATGCCGGTCTGCCGTTTACCGAATGGACGCCCCATCGCTTCCGTATCTCGTGGTACGAGAAGTACGACACGATCGGCATGGACTCGACGATCTTTACCGGCGGCGGTCCCGACCTGCGCTTCGTCAATGATACCGGCAACTGGCTGCTGGTCCAGGGCTACGTCAACGACGCCGATGCGACTGTCACCTTTGCGCTGTACGGCACGAAGGTTCCGGGCCGCACCGTCGAGCGAACCGCACCCAAGATCACCGACGAGACGCCAGCGCCGACCAAGCCGGTGTACATCGACGACCCTGAGCAGCCGGTTGGGACGTTCAAGCAGACCGACGTGGCGCGTGGTGGCATGAACATCGAGATCACGCGGATCGTCAAGCAGAACGGCCAGGTGGTGCGTACGAACAAGTTTGTCACCAAGTTCGAGGCGTGGCCGAATATCTACCTCAAAAATCCGCGCACGCCCAAACCCGCCGGATAG
- a CDS encoding acyl-CoA dehydrogenase family protein, with protein MAIEGIDQATDFYLLDELLTEAERDIRDRVRTFCDEEVTPIINPYWERGEFPFELIPKLAQLNIAGGPIKGYGCPGMSSVAAGLIGMELSRGDGSVCTFFGVTSGLAMSSIYYCGSEEQRQRWLPAMARLEKIGAFGLTEPWIGSDASHLQTRATRVGDRYVLNGAKRWIGNATFADVTVIWARNDETGQVNGFLVEKDTPGFEAKVIEGKIAKRAVLNADITLKNCEVPESNRLANAHSFKDTAHVLMNTRYGVAWEAVGHSLAAFEIARDYAIRRQQFGRPIASFQMIQQKLVHMLGEVTAMQLMCWRLSRLRDEDKLTEGMASLAKQRNAARAREVVALGREILGGNGILLENHMARHFADMEAVYTYEGSNEINTLVVGREITGIQAFA; from the coding sequence ATGGCAATCGAAGGGATAGATCAGGCGACCGATTTTTACCTGCTCGACGAGCTCCTCACCGAGGCAGAGCGCGACATCCGCGATCGTGTGCGAACATTCTGCGACGAGGAGGTCACGCCGATCATCAATCCATACTGGGAGCGTGGCGAGTTTCCTTTCGAGCTCATCCCCAAGCTGGCGCAGCTTAATATCGCGGGCGGCCCGATCAAAGGCTACGGCTGTCCCGGCATGTCGAGCGTCGCGGCTGGCCTGATCGGCATGGAGCTGTCGCGCGGCGACGGCAGCGTGTGTACCTTCTTCGGCGTTACCAGCGGCCTGGCGATGAGCTCGATCTACTACTGCGGCTCCGAGGAGCAGCGCCAGCGCTGGCTGCCGGCGATGGCCCGGCTCGAAAAGATCGGCGCGTTCGGCCTGACCGAGCCCTGGATCGGCTCCGACGCCTCGCATCTGCAAACCCGCGCGACGCGCGTCGGCGACCGCTACGTGCTGAACGGCGCGAAGCGCTGGATCGGCAACGCGACCTTCGCCGATGTCACGGTGATCTGGGCGCGCAACGATGAGACGGGCCAGGTCAACGGCTTTCTGGTGGAGAAGGACACGCCCGGCTTCGAGGCCAAGGTCATCGAGGGCAAGATCGCCAAGCGCGCGGTGCTCAACGCCGACATTACGCTCAAGAACTGCGAAGTGCCCGAAAGCAACCGCCTTGCCAACGCCCACTCGTTCAAAGACACCGCCCATGTGCTGATGAACACGCGCTACGGCGTCGCCTGGGAAGCGGTCGGCCACTCGCTGGCGGCATTCGAGATCGCCCGCGACTACGCCATCAGACGCCAGCAGTTCGGGCGGCCCATCGCCAGCTTCCAGATGATCCAGCAAAAGCTGGTGCATATGCTCGGCGAGGTGACGGCGATGCAGTTGATGTGCTGGCGGCTCTCCAGGCTGCGCGACGAGGACAAGCTGACCGAGGGCATGGCCTCGCTCGCCAAGCAGCGCAACGCCGCCCGTGCCCGCGAGGTCGTGGCGCTGGGCCGCGAGATTCTGGGCGGCAACGGCATCCTGCTGGAGAACCACATGGCGCGGCACTTTGCCGACATGGAGGCAGTCTACACCTACGAAGGCTCCAACGAGATCAATACGTTGGTCGTCGGGCGCGAAATTACGGGCATTCAGGCGTTTGCGTAG